A genomic stretch from Hordeum vulgare subsp. vulgare unplaced genomic scaffold, MorexV3_pseudomolecules_assembly, whole genome shotgun sequence includes:
- the LOC123423013 gene encoding DNA-directed RNA polymerase subunit beta'', producing the protein MAERANLVFHNKEIDGTGMKRLISRLIDHFGMGYTSHILDQLKTLGFYQATTTSISLGIEDLLTIPSKGWLVQDAEQQSFLLEKHYYYGAVHAVEKLRQSVEIWYATSEYLKQEMNSNFRITDPSNPVYLMSFSGARGNASQVHQLVGMRGLMSDPQGQMIDLPIQSNLREGLSLTEYIISCYGARKGVVDTAVRTADAGYLTRRLVEVVQHIIVRRRDCGTIRGISVSPQNGMTEKLFVQTLIGRVLADDIYIGSRCIAARNQDIGIGLVNRFITAFRAQPFRAQPIYIRTPFTCRSTSWICQLCYGRSPTHSDLVELGEAVGIIAGQSIGEPGTQLTLRTFHTGGVFTGGTADLVRSPSNGKIQFNENLVHPTRTRHGQPAFLCYIDLHVTIQSQDILYSVNIPSKSLILVQNDQYVKSEQVIAEIRAGTSTLHFKERVQKHIYSESDGEMHWSTDVYHAPEYQYGNLRRLPKTSHLWILSVSMCRSSIASFSLHKDQDQMNTYGKKDREILDYSTSDRIMSNGHWNLIYPSIFQDNSDLLAKKRRNRFVIPLQYHQEQEKELISCFGISIEIPFMGVLRRNTIFAYFDDPRYRKDKKGSGIVKFRYRTLEEEYRTRAEDSEEEYETLEHEYRTREDEYETLEESKYGILEDEYEYETLENEYGSPENKYGNPENEYRTLEKDSEEEYGNPESKYRTQEDEYGTLEEDSEDEYGSPGESGEEKYGTLEEDSEEDSEDEYESPEEDSILKKEGLIEHRGTKEFSLKYQKEVDRFFFILQELHILPRSSSLKILDNSIIGVDTQLTKNTRSGLGGLVRVKRKKSHTELKIFSGDIHFPEEADKILGGCLIPPERQKKDSKESKKKKNWVYVQRKKILKSKEKYFVSVRPTVAYEMDEGRNLATLFPQDLLQEENNLQIRLVNFIYHENSKLTQRIYHTNSQFVRTCLVVNWEQEEKEKAGASLVEVRANDLIRDFLRIELVKSTISYTRKRYDRTSGGPTPHNRLDRANSNSFYSKAKIESLSQHQEAIGTLLNRNKEYQSLMILSASNCSRIGLFKNSKHPNAIKEWNPRIPILEIFGPLGAIVASISHFSSSYYLLTHNKILLKKYLFVDNLKQTFQVLQELKYSLIDENKRISNFDSNIMLDPFLLNCHFVHHDSWEETLAIIHLGQFICENVCLFKSHIKKSGQIFSVNMDSFVIRAAKPYLATTGATVNGHYGEILYKGDRLVTFIYEKSRSSDITQGLPKVEQIFEARSIDSLSPNLERRIEDWNERIPRILGVPWGFLIGAELTIAQSRISLVNKIQKVYRSQGVQIHNRHIEIIIRQVTSKVRVSEDGMSNVFSPGELIGLLRAERAGRALDESIYYRAILLGITRASLNTQSFISEASFQETARVLAKAALRGRIDWLKGLKENVVLGGIIPVGTGFQKFVHRSPQDKNLYFEIKKKNLFASEMRDFLFLHTELVSSDSDVTNNFYET; encoded by the coding sequence ATGGCGGAACGGGCCAATCTGGTCTTTCATAATAAAGAGATAGACGGAACTGGTATGAAACGACTTATTAGCAGattaatagatcattttggaatGGGATATACATCCCATATACTGGATCAACTAAAGACTCTGGGCTTCTATCAAGCCACTACTACATCGATTTCGTTAGGAATCGAGGATCTTTTAACAATACCCTCTAAGGGATGGTTAGTCCAAGACGCGGAACAACAGAGTTTTCTTTTGGAGAAACACTATTATTATGGGGCTGTACACGCGGTAGAAAAATTACGCCAATCTGTTGAGATATGGTATGCGACAAGTGAATATTTGAAACAAGAAATGAATTCAAATTTTCGGATAACGGATCCTTCTAATCCAGTCTATCTAATGTCTTTTTCAGGAGCCAGAGGAAATGCATCTCAAGTACACCAATTAGTAGGTATGAGAGGATTAATGTCGGACCCTCAAGGACAAATGATTGATTTACCTATTCAAAGCAATTTACGCGAGGGACTTTCTTTGACAGAATATATAATTTCCTGCTATGGAGCCCGCAAAGGGGTTGTAGATACTGCTGTACGAACAGCAGATGCTGGATATCTTACACGTAGACTTGTTGAAGTAGTTCAACATATTATTGTGCGTAGAAGAGATTGTGGTACTATCCGAGGTATTTCTGTAAGTCCTCAAAATGGGATGACGGAAAAACTTTTTGTCCAAACACTAATTGGTCGTGTATTAGCAGACGATATATATATCGGTTCACGATGCATTGCCGCGCGAAATCAAGATATTGGAATTGGATTAGTCAATCGATTCATAACTGCCTTTCGAGCACAACCATTTCGAGCACAACCAATATATATTAGAACCCCCTTTACTTGCCGAAGCACTTCTTGGATCTGTCAATTATGCTATGGCCGGAGTCCTACTCATAGTGATCTGGTGGAATTGGGAGAAGCCGTAGGTATTATTGCGGGTCAATCAATTGGGGAGCCAGGGACTCAACTAACATTAAGAACTTTTCATACTGGCGGAGTATTCACAGGGGGTACTGCCGACCTTGTACGATCCCCTTCGAATGGAAAAATCCAATTCAATGAGAATTTGGTTCACCCCACACGTACCCGTCATGGACAGCCTGCTTTTCTATGTTATATAGACTTGCATGTAACTATTCAGAGTCAAGATATTCTATATAGTGTGAATATTCCCTCAAAAAGCTTGATTCTAGTGCAAAATGATCAATATGTAAAATCTGAACAAGTAATTGCGGAGATTCGTGCCGGAACGTCCACTTTACATTTTAAAGAAAGGGTACAAAAGCATATTTATTCTGAATCAGACGGCGAAATGCACTGGAGTACTGATGTTTACCATGCGCCCGAATATCAATATGGTAATCTTCGTCGATTACCAAAAACAAGCCATTTATGGATATTATCCGTAAGTATGTGCAGATCCAGTATAGCGTCTTTTTCACTCCACAAGGATCAAGATCAAATGAATACTTATGGTAAAAAAGATAGGGAAATTCTTGATTATTCAACGTCGGATCGAATCATGTCCAATGGCCATTGGAATTTGATCTATCCTTCTATTTTTCAAGATAATTCAGATTTGTTGGCGAAAAAGCGAAGAAATAGGTTCGTCATTCCATTACAATATCATCAAGAACAAGAGAAAGAACTAATATCCTGTTTTGGGATTTCGATTGAAATCCCCTTTATGGGTGTTTTACGTAGAAATACTATTTTTGCTTATTTTGACGATCCCCGATACAGAAAAGATAAAAAGGGTTCAGGAATTGTTAAATTTAGATATAGGACCCTAGAAGAAGAATATAGGACTCGAGCGGAAGACTCAGAAGAGGAATATGAGACCCTAGAACACGAATACAGGACCCGAGAGGACGAATATGAAACCCTAGAAGAATCTAAATATGGAATCCTAGAAGACGAATACGAATATGAAACCCTAGAAAACGAATATGGGAGCCCAGAAAACAAATATGGGAACCCAGAGAACGAATATAGGACTTTAGAGAAAGACTCAGAAGAGGAATATGGGAACCCAGAGAGCAAATATAGGACCCAAGAGGACGAATATGGAACtttagaagaagactcagaagacGAATATGGCAGCCCCGGGGAAAGCGGCGAGGAAAAATATGGTACTTTAGAGGAAGActcagaagaagactcagaggacGAATACGAGAGCCCAGAGGAAGATTCCATCTTAAAAAAAGAGGGTTTGATTGAGCATCGAGGAACAAAAGAATTTagtctaaaataccaaaaagaagtaGATCGGTTTTTTTTCATTCTTCAAGAACTTCATATCTTGCCGAGATCTTCATCCCTAAAGATACTTGACAATAGTATTATTGGAGTGGATACACAACTCACAAAAAATACAAGAAGTGGACTAGGCGGACTGGTCCGAGTGAAGAGAAAAAAAAGCCATACGGAACTCAAAATATTTTCCGGAGATATTCATTTTCCTGAAGAGGCAGATAAGATATTAGGTGGGTGTTTGATACCGCCAGAAAGACAAAAAAAAGATTCTAAGgaatcaaaaaaaaagaaaaattgggTCTATGTTCAACGGAAAAAAATTCTCAAGAGCAAGGAAAAGTATTTTGTTTCCGTTCGCCCTACAGTGGCATATGAAATGGACGAAGGAAGAAATTTAGCAACACTTTTCCCGCAGGATCTCTTGCAAGAAGAAAATAATCTCCAAATTCGACTTGTCAATTTTATTTATCATGAAAATAGCAAGTTAACTCAAAGAATTTATCACACAAATAGTCAATTTGTTAGAACTTGCTTAGTAGTGAATTgggaacaagaagaaaaagaaaaggctgGTGCTTCCCTTGTTGAGGTAAGAGCAAATGATCTTATTCGCGATTTCCTAAGAATTGAGTTAGTCAAGTCCACTATTTCGTATACACGAAAAAGGTATGATAGGACAAGTGGAGGACCGACTCCCCATAATAGGTTAGATCGCGCCAATAGCAATTCTTTTTATTCCAAGGCGAAGATTGAATCACTTAGCCAACATCAAGAAGCTATTGGCACTTTGTTGAATCGAAATAAAGAATACCAATCTTTGATGATTTTGTCGGCATCCAACTGTTCTCGAATTGGTTTATTCAAGAATTCAAAACATCCCAATGCGATAAAAGAATGGAATCCTAGAATTCCTATTCTAGAAATTTTTGGGCCCTTAGGGGCTATTGTAGCTAGTATATCGCATTTTTCTTCATCTTACTATTTACTAACGCATAATAAAATCCTGCTAAAAAAATATTTGTTCGTTGACAATTTGAAACAAACCTTCCAAGTACTTCAAGAACTTAAATACTctttaatagatgaaaataaaagGATTTCCAATTTCGATAGTAACATAATGTTGGATCCATTCCTTTTGAATTGTCACTTTGTCCATCATGATTCTTGGGAAGAGACATTGGCAATAATTCACCTTGGACAATTTATTTGTGAAAATGTATGTCTATTTAAATCGCACATAAAAAAATCTGGTCAAATTTTCAGTGTAAATATGGATTCCTTTGTTATAAGAGCAGCTAAACCTTATTTGGCCACTACAGGAGCAACTGTTAATGGTCATTATGGAGAAATCCTTTACAAGGGAGATAGGTTAGTTacgtttatatatgaaaaatcgaGATCTAGTGACATAACGCAAGGTCTTCCAAAAGTGGAACAAATCTTTGAAGCGCGTTCAATTGATTCATTATCCCCCAATCTCGAAAGGAGAATTGAGGATTGGAATGAGCGTATACCAAGAATTCTTGGGGTCCCTTGGGGATTCTTGATTGGAGCTGAGCTAACCATAGCCCAAAGTCGTATTTCTTTGGTTAATAAAatccaaaaggtttatcgatcccaAGGGGTACAGATCCATAATAGACATATAGAGATTATTATACGCCAAGTAACATCAAAAGTGCGGGTTTCCGAAGATGGAATGTCTAATGTTTTTTCGCCTGGGGAATTAATCGGACTATTGCGAGCGGAACGAGCAGGGCGAGCTTTGGATGAATCGATCTATTATCGGGCAATCTTATTGGGAATAACAAGGGCTTCCCTGAATACCCAAAGTTTCATATCTGAAGCAAGTTTTCAAGAAACTGCTCGAGTTTTAGCAAAAGCTGCCCTACGAGGTCGCATTGATTGGTTGAAAGGCTTGAAAGAAAACGTAGTTCTGGGGGGGATTATACCTGTTGGTACCGGATTCCAAAAATTTGTGCATCGTTCCCCACAAGACAAGAACCTTTATttcgaaataaaaaaaaaaaatctattcGCGTCGGAAATGAGAGATTTTTTGTTTCTCCATACAGAATTAGTTTCTTCAGATTCTGACGTAACAAACAATTTTTATGAGACATAA
- the LOC123423020 gene encoding ATP synthase subunit a, chloroplastic, with amino-acid sequence MCFLGILNIKLIVQVAELRKRWLNQKNSFFEVQFLSEDNMNIIPCSIKTLKGLYDISGVEVGQHFYWQIGGFQIHAQVLITSWVVITILLGSVVIAVRNPQTIPTDGQNFFEYVLEFIRDLSKTQIGEEYGPWVPFIGTMFLFIFVSNWSGALLPWKIIELPHGELAAPTNDINTTVALALLTSAAYFYAGLSKKGLSYFEKYIKPTPILLPINILEDFTKPLSLSFRLFGNILADELVVVVLVSLVPLVIPIPVMFLGLFTSGIQALIFATLAAAYIGESMEGHH; translated from the coding sequence ATGTGCTTTCTTGGTATCCTAAATATCAAATTAATAGTTCAAGTTGCTGAGTTGAGAAAGAGATGGTTGAATCAAAAGAATTCCTTTTTTGAAGTTCAATTTTTATCAGAGGACAATATGAAtattataccttgttccattaaaacaCTCAAGGGGTTATACGATATATCGGGTGTAGAAGTAGGCCAACACTTCTATTGGCAAATAGGAGGTTTTCAAATTCATGCCCAGGTACTCATCACTTCTTGGGTCGTAATTACTATCTTGCTAGGTTCAGTTGTCATAGCTGTTCGGAATCCACAAACCATCCCGACCGACGGGcagaatttttttgaatatgtCCTTGAGTTTATTCGAGACTTGAGCAAAACTCAGATTGGAGAAGAATATGGTCCCTGGGTTCCCTTTATTGGAACtatgttcctttttatttttgtttcaaatTGGTCGGGTGCTCTTTTACCTTGGAAAATTATAGAGTTACCCCATGGGGAATTAGCAGCGCCCACGAATGATATAAATACTACTGTTGCTTTAGCTTTACTCACGTCAGCGGCATATTTTTATGCTGGTCTTAGCAAAAAAGGATTGAGCTATTTCGAGAAATATATTAAACCAACCCCAATCCTTTTACCAATTAACATCCTAGAAGATTTCACAAAACCATTATCGCTTAGCTTTCGACTTTTCGGGAATATATTGGCGGATGAAttagtcgttgttgttcttgtttctttAGTCCCCTTAGTAATCCCTATACCGGTCATGTTTCTTGGATTATTTACAAGCGGTATTCAAGCTCTTATTTTTGCAACATTAGCCGCAGCCTATATAGGTGAATCCATGGAGGGTCATCATTGA
- the LOC123423016 gene encoding ATP synthase subunit alpha, chloroplastic — translation MATLRVDEIHKILRERIEQYNRKVGIENIGRVVQVGDGIARIIGLGEIMSGELVQFAEGTRGIALNLESKNVGIVLMGDGLMIQEGSFVKATGRIAQIPVSEAYLGRVVNALAKPIDGKGEIIASESRLIESPAPSIISRRSVYEPLQTGLIAIDSMIPIGRGQRELIIGDRQTGKTAVATDTILNQKGQGVICVYVAIGQRASSVAQVVTTFHEEGAMEYTIVVAEMADSPATLQYLAPYTGAALAEYFMYRERHTLIIYDDLSKQAQAYRQMSLLLRRPPGREAYPGDVFYLHSRLLERAAKLNSLLGEGSMTALPIVETQSGDVSAYIPTNVISITDGQIFLSADLFNAGIRPAINVGISVSRVGSAAQIKAMKQVAGKSKLELAQFAELQAFAQFASALDKTSQNQLARGRRLRELLKQSQANPLPVEEQIATIYTGTRGYLDSLEIEQVNKFLDELRKHLKDTKPQFQEIISSSKTFTEQAEILLKEAIQEQLERFSLQ, via the coding sequence ATGGCAACCCTTCGAGTCGACGAAATTCATAAAATTCTCCGCGAACGTATTGAACAATATAATAGGAAAGTAGGGATTGAGAATATAGGTCGCGTAGTTCAAGTGGGGGATGGGATTGCTCGTATTATAGGTCTTGGTGAAATAATGTCGGGTGAATTAGTCCAATTTGCAGAAGGTACTAGGGGTATTGCTCTGAATTTGGAATCCAAAAATGTTGGGATTGTATTAATGGGCGATGGGTTGATGATACAAGAGGGCAGTTTTGTAAAAGCAACAGGAAGAATTGCTCAGATACCCGTGAGTGAGGCTTACTTGGGTCGTGTTGTAAATGCTCTGGCTAAACCTATTGATGGGAAAGGCGAAATTATAGCTTCCGAATCTCGCTTAATTGAATCTCCTGCTCCAAGTATAATTTCCAGGCGTTCCGTATACGAACCTCTTCAAACAGGGCTTATTGCTATCGATTCGATGATTCCTATAGGGCGCGGTCAGCGAGAGTTAATTATTGGGGACAGACAGACTGGCAAAACAGCAGTAGCTACAGATACAATTCTCAATCAAAAAGGGCaaggtgtaatatgtgtttatgtAGCTATCGGTCAAAGAGCATCCTCCGTAGCTCAAGTAGTAACTACTTTCCATGAGGAGGGGGCCATGGAATACACTATTGTAGTAGCTGAAATGGCGGATTCACCTGCTACATTACAATACCTCGCTCCTTATACGGGAGCAGCCCTGGCTGAGTATTTTATGTACCGCGAACGGCATACTTTAATAATTTATGATGATCTCTCCAAACAGGCACAAGCTTATCGCCAAATGTCCCTTCTATTAAGAAGACCTCCCGGCCGTGAGGCTTATCCAGGGGATGTTTTTTATTTGCATTCACGCCTTTTAGAAAGAGCCGCTAAATTAAATTCTCTTTTAGGCGAAGGAAGTATGACCGCTTTACCAATAGTTGAGACTCAATCTGGAGACGTTTCCGCCTATATTCCTACTAATGTAATCTCCATTACAGATGGACAAATATTCTTATCGGCGGATCTATTCAATGCCGGAATTCGACCCGCTATTAATGTGGGTATTTCTGTTTCCAGAGTAGGATCCGCGGCTCAAATTAAAGCCATGAAACAAGTAGCTGGCAAATCAAAATTGGAACTAGCTCAATTCGCAGAGTTACAAGCCTTTGCACAATTCGCCTCTGCTCTCGATAAAACAAGTCAGAATCAATTGGCAAGGGGTCGACGATTAAGGGAATTGCTTAAACAATCCCAGGCAAATCCTCTCCCAGTGGAAGAGCAGATAGCTACTATTTATACCGGAACAAGAGGATATCTTGATTCGTTAGAAATCGAACAGGTAAATAAATTTCTGGATGAGTTACGTAAACACCTAAAAGATACTAAACCTCAATTCCAAGAAATTATATCTTCTAGCAAGACATTCACCGAGCAAGCGGAAATCCTTTTGAAGGAAGCTATTCAGGAACAGCTGGAACGGTTTTCCCTTCAGTAA
- the LOC123423015 gene encoding photosystem I P700 chlorophyll a apoprotein A2 encodes MELRFPRFSQGLAQDPTTRRIWFGIATAHDFESHDDITEERLYQNIFASHFGQLAIIFLWTSGNLFHVAWQGNFESWIQDPLHVRPIAHAIWDPHFGQPAVEAFTRGGAAGPVNIAYSGVYQWWYTIGLRTNEDLYTGALFLLFLSTLSLIASWLHLQPKWKPSLSWFKNAESRLNHHLSGLFGVSSLAWTGHLVHVAIPASRGEYVRWNNFLDVLPYPQGLGPLLTGQWNLYAQNPDSSNHLFGTAQGAGTAILTLLGGFHPQTQSLWLTDMAHHHLAIAFIFLIAGHMYRTNFGIGHSIKDLLEAHTPPGGRLGRGHKGLYDTINNSIHFQLGLALASLGVITSLVAQHMYSLPPYAFIAQDFTTQAALYTHHQYIAGFIMTGAFAHGAIFFIRDYNPEQNEDNVLARMLDHKEAIISHLSWASLFLGFHTLGLYVHNDVMLAFGTPEKQILIEPIFAQWIQSAHGKTTYGFDILLSSTNGPAFNAGRSLWLPGWLNAVNENSNSLFLTIGPGDFLVHHAIALGLHTTTLILVKGALDARGSKLMPDKKDFGYSFPCDGPGRGGTCDISAWDAFYLAVFWMLNTIGWVTFYWHWKHITLWQGNVSQFNESSTYLMGWLRDYLWLNSSQLINGYNPFGMNSLSVWAWMFLFGHLVWATGFMFLISWRGYWQELIETLAWAHERTPLANLIRWRDKPVALSIVQARLVGLAHFSVGYIFTYAAFLIASTSGKFG; translated from the coding sequence ATGGAATTAAGATTTCCCAGGTTTAGCCAAGGCTTAGCTCAGGACCCCACTACTCGTCGTATTTGGTTTGGTATTGCTACCGCACATGATTtcgaaagtcatgatgatattacTGAAGAACGTCTTTATCAGAACATTTTTGCTTCTCACTTTGGGCAATTAGCAATAATCTTTCTATGGACGTCCGGAAATCTGTTTCATGTAGCTTGGCAAGGAAATTTTGAATCATGGATACAGGATCCTTTACACGTAAGACCTATTGCTCATGCGATTTGGGATCCTCATTTTGGTCAACCCGCTGTGGAAGCCTTTACTCGAGGAGGTGCTGCTGGTCCAGTGAATATTGCTTATTCTGGGGTTTATCAGTGGTGGTATACAATAGGATTACGCACCAATGAAGATCTTTATACTGGAgctctttttctattatttctttctacGCTGTCCTTAATAGCGAGTTGGTTACATCTACAACCCAAATGGAAACCAAGCCTTTCGTGGTTCAAAAACGCGGAATCTCGTCTCAATCATCATTTGTCAGGACTTTTCGGGGTAAGTTCTTTGGCTTGGACAGGACATTTAGTTCATGTTGCTATTCCCGCATCCAGGGGGGAGTACGTTCGATGGAATAATTTCTTAGATGTATTACCCTATCCCCAGGGGTTGGGACCCCTTTTGACGGGTCAGTGGAATCTTTATGCCCAAAACCCTGATTCGAGTAATCATTTATTTGGTACCGCTCAAGGAGCGGGAACTGCCATTCTAACTCTTCTTGGGGGATTCCATCCACAAACACAAAGTTTGTGGCTGACTGATATGGCTCACCATCATTTAGCTATTGCATTTATTTTTCTCATTGCCGGTCACATGTATCGAACTAACTTCGGAATTGGGCACAGTATTAAAGATCTTTTAGAAGCGCATACTCCTCCGGGGGGTCGATTAGGGCGTGGGCATAAGGGCCTTTATGACACAATCAACAATTCGATTCATTTTCAGTTAGGTCTTGCTCTAGCTTCTTTAGGGGTTATTACTTCCTTAGTAGCTCAACATATGTACTCTTTACCTCCTTATGCATTCATAGCACAAGACTTTACTACTCAAGCTGCTTTATATACTCATCACCAATATATTGCGGGGTTCATCATGACAGGGGCTTTTGCTCATGGAGCTATTTTTTTCATTAGGGATTACAATCCGGAACAGAATGAGGATAATGTATTGGCAAGAATGTTAGACCATAAAGAAGCTATCATATCTCATTTAAGTTGGGCTAGCCTCTTTCTAGGATTCCATACCTTGGGCCTTTATGTTCATAACGACGTCATGCTTGCTTTTGGTACTCCAGAAAAGCAAATCTTGATCGAACCTATATTTGCCCAATGGATACAATCTGCTCATGGCAAGACGACATATGGGTTCGATATactcttatcttcaacgaatggccCCGCTTTCAATGCGGGTCGAAGCCTATGGTTGCCCGGATGGTTGAATGCTGTTAATGAGAATAGTAATTCGCTTTTCTTAACAATAGGACCTGGGGATTTCTTGGTTCATCATGCTATTGCTCTAGGTTTGCATACAACTACATTGATTTTAGTAAAGGGCGCTTTAGACGCACGCGGTTCCAAATTAATGCCGGATAAAAAGGATTTTGGGTATAGTTTTCCTTGTGACGGCCCAGGGCGCGGCGGTACTTGTGATATTTCTGCTTGGGACGCATTTTATTTGGCAGTTTTCTGGATGTTAAATACCATTGGGTGGGTTACTTTTTATTGGCATTGGAAACATATCACATTATGGCAGGGCAACGTTTcacaatttaatgaatcctccacTTATTTGATGGGATGGTTAAGAGATTACCTATGGTTAAACTCTTCACAACTTATCAATGGATATAATCCTTTTGGGATGAATAGTTTATCGGTATGGGCTTGGATGTTCTTATTTGGACATCTTGTTTGGGCTACTGGATTTATGTTCTTAATTTCTTGGCGGGGGTATTGGCAGGAATTAATTGAGACTTTAGCATGGGCTCATGAACGCACACCTTTAGCTAATTTAATTCGCTGGAGAGATAAGCCTGTGGCTCTTTCCATTGTGCAAGCAAGATTGGTTGGATTAGCTCACTTTTCCGTGGGTTATATATTCACTTATGCAGCTTTCTTGATTGCCTCAACATCAGGCAAGTTTGGTTAA
- the LOC123423018 gene encoding ATP synthase subunit beta, chloroplastic: protein MRTNPTTSRPGVSTSEEKSTGRIDQIIGPVLDVTFPPGKLPYIYNALVVQSRDTADKQINVTCEVQQLLGNNRVRAVAMSATDGLMRGMEVIDTGAPLSVPVGGATLGRIFNVLGEPVDNLGPVDSSATFPIHRSAPAFIELDTKLSIFETGIKVVDLLAPYRRGGKIGLFGGAGVGKTVLIMELINNIAKAHGGVSVFGGVGERTREGNDLYMEMKESGVINEKNIEESKVALVYGQMNEPPGARMRVGLTALTMAEYFRDVNKQDVLLFIDNIFRFVQAGSEVSALLGRMPSAVGYQPTLSTEMGSLQERIASTKKGSITSIQAVYVPADDLTDPAPATTFAHLDATTVLSRGLASKGIYPAVDPLDSTSTMLQPRIVGNEHYETAQRVKETLQRYKELQDIIAILGLDELSEEDRLTVARARKIERFLSQPFFVAEVFTGSPGKYVALAETIRGFQLILSGELDGLPEQAFYLVGNIDEASTKAITLEEENKSQK from the coding sequence ATGAGAACCAATCCTACTACTTCTCGTCCCGGGGTTTCCACAAGTGAAGAAAAAAGTACAGGtcgtatcgatcaaattattggaCCCGTGCTGGATGTCACTTTTCCCCCGGGCAAGTTACCTTATATTTATAACGCTTTAGTAGTCCAGAGTAGAGACACTGCCGATAAGCAAATTAATGTGACTTGTGAGGTACAACAATTATTAGGAAATAATCGAGTTAGAGCTGTAGCTATGAGTGCTACGGACGGGTTGATGAGAGGAATGGAAGTGATTGACACGGGAGCTCCTCTCAGTGTTCCGGTCGGTGGAGCTACTCTCGGACGAATTTTCAACGTTCTTGGGGAGCCTGTTGACAATTTGGGTCCTGTAGATAGTAGTGCAACGTTCCCTATTCATAGATCTGCGCCTGCCTTTATCGAGTTAGATACGAAATTATCCATCTTTGAAACAGGTATTAAGGTCGTCGATCTTTTAGCTCCTTATCGACGTGGAGGAAAAATAGGACTATTTGGGGGGGCTGGAGTAGGTAAAACAGTACTGATCATGGAATTAATCAATAACATTGCTAAAGCTCATGGGGGCGTATCCGTATTCGGTGGAGTAGGGGAACGGACTCGTGAAGGAAATGATCTTTATATGGAAATGAAGGAATCCGGAGTAATTAATGAAAAAAATATTGAAGAATCAAAGGTAGCTCTAGTCTATGGCCAAATGAATGAACCACCGGGAGCTCGTATGAGAGTTGGTTTAACTGCCCTAACTATGGCAGAATATTTCCGAGATGTTAATAAGCAAGACGTGCTTTTATTTATCGATAATATCTTTCGTTTTGTTCAAGCAGGATCAGAGGTATCCGCTTTATTAGGGAGAATGCCCTCCGCAGTGGGTTATCAACCTACTCTTAGTACAGAAATGGGTTCTTTGCAAGAAAGAATTGCTTCTACTAAAAAGGGATCTATAACTTCGATTCAAGCAGTTTATGTACCTGCGGACGATTTGACCGACCCTGcccctgccacaacatttgcacaTTTGGATGCTACTACCGTACTTTCCAGAGGATTAGCTTCCAAGGGTATTTATCCAGCAGTAGATCCTTTAGATTCAACATCAACTATGTTACAGCCTCGGATCGTTGGCAACGAACATTATGAAACTGCGCAAAGAGTTAAGGAAACTTTACAACGTTACAAAGAACTTCAGGACATTATCGCAATTCTTGGCTTGGATGAATTATCGGAAGAGGATCGTTTAACTGTAGCAAGAGCAAGAAAAATTGAGCGTTTCTTATCACAACCGTTCTTTGTGGCAGAAGTTTTTACTGGTTCTCCAGGAAAGTATGTTGCTCTTGCGGAAACTATTAGGGGATTTCAACTAATCCTTTCCGGAGAATTAGACGGCCTACCTGAACAGGCTTTTTATTTGGTGGGTAACATCGATGAAGCTAGCACGAAAGCTATAACcttagaagaggagaacaaatcgcAGAAATGA